One genomic region from Apteryx mantelli isolate bAptMan1 chromosome 7, bAptMan1.hap1, whole genome shotgun sequence encodes:
- the LOC106493529 gene encoding deleted in malignant brain tumors 1 protein-like: MQSSTQSNRCQHDYVEVYDGPLHSSPLLGKICAGSLHTFTSSSNLMTVRFHSDSRYTFRGFQAHYSSIPADHNTTLLCLPDYMRAVVSKDYLQSQGYSVQSVTMSNSHCRPTVTSQEVIFNVPYNGCGTVREENNDTINYSNIIKATSSGYIIKRKKDLHLHISCKMLQNTWMQIMYVAEDIADVNENQFGRYDVNITFYDSASFSQPLYDFPYYIDLNQNLFLQAYLHSADKDLVLFVDTCVASPDPHDFNTLAYDIIKSGCVRDSSFATFYSPYSHLARFKFNAFEFINRHTSVYLKCELDVCRLRDYSSRCYQGCISRSKRDTSSAQEKVDVLVGPIQLREGGAESRSTGNVK, translated from the exons ATGCAAAGCAGCACTCAAAGCAACAGATGCCAGCATGACTATGTCGAAGTCTATGACGGGCCTCTACATTCTTCTCCTCTTCTTGGAAAAATTTGTGCTGGTTCCCTCCACACATTCACGTCATCTTCAAACCTGATGACTGTTCGGTTTCACAGTGATTCTAGATACACATTTAGAGGGTTTCAGGCTCACTACTCCTCCATTCCAGCAGATCACAACACCA CCCTCTTGTGCTTGCCGGACTACATGCGTGCAGTGGTTAGCAAAGACTATCTCCAGTCACAAGGCTACTCTGTGCAGAGTGTCACCATGAGTAATAGTCACTGTAGACCAACAGTCACGTCACAGGAGGTTATATTCAACGTTCCCTACAACGGCTGTGGGACAGTACGAGAG GAAAACAATGATACGATCAACTATTCCAACATAATCAAAGCTACCTCTTCTGGTTACATAATCAAGAGGAAAAAGGATCTTCATTTACACATCAGTTGCAAAATGCTCCAGAACACATGGATGCAAATAATGTATGTTGCTGAGGATATTGCAGATGTGAATGAAAATCAGTTTGGAAGATATGATGTGAACATCACATTTTATGATTCAGCATCATTCTCACAGCCACTGTATGACTTTCCATACTACATTGACTTGAACCAAAATTTGTTCCTTCAAGCTTATCTTCACAGCGCTGACAAAGATCTTGTGTTGTTTGTGGACACATGTGTGGCATCACCGGATCCTCATGATTTTAACACTCTGGCCTATGATATAATCAAGAGTGG aTGTGTTAGAGATTCTTCCTTTGCCACATTCTACTCCCCCTACAGCCACCTTGCTCGTTTCAAATTTAATGCCTTTGAGTTTATTAACCGCCACACATCAGTCTATCTGAAGTGTGAACTGGATGTGTGTAGGCTAAGAGACTATTCCTCTCGCTGCTACCAAGGCTGTATTAGTAGGTCCAAGAGAGACACAAGttctgcccaggaaaaagtgGATGTGCTTGTTGGACCAATTCAACTTCGAGAAGGTGGTGCTGAGAGTAGGAGTACTGGTAATGTCAAATAA